A single genomic interval of Picosynechococcus sp. PCC 7003 harbors:
- a CDS encoding histidinol-phosphate transaminase — translation MSFLRSDLAQLKAYVSHPSGPVNTPVDILDTNESPYDLPADLKQTLADHYQTQIATNRYPDGGHGALKERIADYVNRSGKLSGDIQAAHISVGNGSDELIRSLLIATCLGGEGSILVAEPTFSMYRILAQTLGISTVAIARQPEDFSLDLAAAQNAIDQPQGAPVRVVFMVHPNSPTGQCLTAAEIAWLQSLPPDILVVVDEAYFEFSQKTLVAEVLQRPNWVILRTFSKAFRLAALRVGYAVGSFEIIQALEKVRLPYNLPSFSQAAARLALDHGDRLLETIPEAQQERQKLYKALDKFPNFRVWPSDANFLYGRLQSALEPQEQALATLVESLKNQGTLIRHTGGGLRISVGTPAENQRTLTRLTDYLQTL, via the coding sequence ATGTCCTTTTTGCGTTCTGACTTGGCCCAACTCAAAGCCTATGTGTCCCACCCCAGTGGCCCGGTAAATACGCCGGTAGATATCCTCGACACCAATGAAAGCCCCTATGATCTCCCGGCGGATCTCAAACAAACTCTGGCCGACCATTATCAAACTCAAATTGCCACCAACCGCTATCCCGACGGGGGCCATGGGGCACTCAAGGAACGCATTGCCGATTATGTAAATCGTTCTGGAAAGTTGAGTGGAGACATTCAAGCGGCCCACATCTCCGTGGGGAATGGCTCCGATGAGTTGATTCGCTCGTTGTTAATTGCCACTTGCCTGGGTGGGGAAGGGTCGATCCTTGTCGCAGAACCCACCTTCTCGATGTACCGGATTTTGGCGCAAACCTTGGGGATTTCCACAGTGGCGATCGCCCGGCAACCGGAAGATTTTAGCTTGGATCTTGCTGCCGCCCAAAACGCCATCGATCAGCCCCAAGGCGCACCGGTACGGGTAGTGTTTATGGTGCATCCCAATTCCCCAACGGGCCAATGTCTCACGGCAGCAGAAATTGCCTGGCTCCAGTCTTTGCCGCCAGATATCCTCGTGGTGGTGGACGAAGCCTATTTTGAATTTAGTCAAAAAACCTTGGTGGCGGAAGTTTTGCAGCGGCCCAACTGGGTGATCCTGCGCACCTTCTCAAAGGCATTCCGGTTAGCAGCCCTGCGGGTGGGCTATGCTGTGGGCAGTTTCGAGATTATCCAGGCCCTTGAAAAAGTACGTCTTCCCTACAATTTGCCTAGTTTTTCCCAGGCAGCGGCCCGACTAGCCCTCGACCATGGCGATCGCCTTTTGGAGACGATTCCCGAAGCCCAACAGGAGCGGCAAAAACTGTACAAAGCCCTAGATAAATTCCCAAATTTCCGGGTATGGCCCAGCGATGCCAACTTTCTCTATGGTCGTCTTCAGTCAGCCCTAGAACCCCAAGAGCAAGCCCTGGCAACCCTCGTCGAAAGCCTGAAAAACCAGGGGACGTTAATTCGGCATACGGGCGGCGGCCTGCGGATCAGTGTGGGGACACCCGCCGAAAATCAGCGCACTTTAACGCGGTTAACGGATTATCTCCAAACTTTGTAA
- a CDS encoding pyridoxal phosphate-dependent aminotransferase — translation MKLAARVGQIKPSITLTISAKAKAMKADGIDVCSFSAGEPDFDTPDHIKTAVKAALDAGKTKYGPAPGEPALRQAIAKKLQTENNLPYNPENVIVTNGGKHALYGLMMALIEPGDEVIIPTPYWLSYPEMVILAGGTPIFVETTAATGYKITPDQLRDAITDKTKLFVFNSPSNPTGAVYSPAEVAAIAQVLVEKQVLVVADEIYEKILYGNAVHRSIGSVSDEIFPLTITCNGFAKAFSMTGWRLGYIAAPVELIKGMTTIQSHSTSNVCTFAQYGAIAALEGGLGCVQEMLTAFSKRREVMLGAIQELPGLSCPSPDGAFYLFVDISAYGLDSLSFCKQLLAEQQVAAIPGVAFGNDRCIRLSYATDLSTIEKGMFRLGKFLQSLSK, via the coding sequence ATGAAATTGGCAGCCAGAGTCGGTCAAATCAAGCCTTCGATTACCCTCACAATCTCCGCAAAAGCAAAGGCCATGAAGGCGGATGGGATTGACGTTTGCAGCTTTAGTGCGGGAGAACCGGATTTCGACACCCCCGATCATATTAAAACCGCCGTCAAAGCTGCCCTCGATGCAGGGAAAACCAAATATGGCCCTGCCCCTGGAGAACCAGCCCTCCGCCAGGCGATCGCCAAAAAATTACAAACAGAAAATAATCTCCCTTACAACCCCGAAAACGTGATCGTCACCAATGGCGGCAAGCACGCCCTCTATGGTTTGATGATGGCCCTCATTGAACCGGGGGATGAGGTGATTATCCCGACTCCTTACTGGTTGAGCTACCCAGAAATGGTGATTTTAGCGGGCGGCACCCCGATTTTTGTGGAAACCACAGCAGCAACGGGCTACAAGATCACCCCGGATCAACTGCGCGACGCGATCACCGACAAAACGAAATTATTTGTTTTCAATTCCCCTTCTAATCCCACTGGGGCCGTCTACAGTCCGGCAGAGGTGGCGGCGATCGCCCAGGTTTTAGTCGAAAAACAAGTGTTGGTGGTAGCTGACGAAATTTACGAAAAAATCCTCTATGGCAACGCTGTCCACCGCAGTATCGGTTCCGTGAGTGACGAAATTTTTCCCCTGACGATCACCTGTAACGGCTTCGCTAAAGCGTTTTCGATGACGGGTTGGCGCTTGGGCTACATTGCCGCGCCGGTGGAACTAATCAAGGGCATGACCACGATCCAGAGTCACAGCACCTCCAACGTTTGTACCTTTGCCCAGTACGGGGCGATCGCCGCCCTAGAGGGGGGGCTGGGTTGTGTCCAGGAAATGTTAACTGCCTTTAGTAAGCGCCGAGAAGTAATGCTGGGAGCAATTCAAGAGCTGCCGGGTTTGAGTTGTCCATCCCCCGACGGCGCCTTTTATCTCTTTGTGGATATCAGCGCCTACGGTCTCGACTCCCTTAGCTTTTGTAAACAACTCCTCGCCGAGCAGCAAGTGGCAGCGATCCCTGGAGTAGCCTTTGGCAATGACCGCTGCATTCGTCTGTCCTACGCCACGGATCTCAGCACCATTGAAAAAGGAATGTTCCGTCTCGGTAAATTTCTCCAGTCCCTCTCCAAATAA
- the minE gene encoding cell division topological specificity factor MinE → MIQELLEKLLHWQSPKSGDEAKRRLKLVIAHDRVGLSPEKVEEMRQEILAVVAKYVEVDPEEMEFDLSSSERMTALVANLPIRRVRDIRSLE, encoded by the coding sequence ATGATCCAGGAATTACTTGAAAAGCTGCTCCATTGGCAGTCCCCCAAGAGCGGTGACGAAGCAAAACGACGCCTCAAGCTGGTCATTGCCCACGACCGGGTAGGCCTCAGCCCGGAAAAAGTCGAGGAAATGCGCCAGGAAATTTTGGCCGTCGTGGCGAAATACGTCGAGGTGGATCCAGAGGAAATGGAATTCGACCTTTCGAGTAGTGAACGGATGACGGCTTTGGTGGCGAATCTACCCATTCGTCGGGTGCGGGATATTCGTTCCCTAGAATAG
- the minC gene encoding septum site-determining protein MinC, with protein MAELDDHTLPNPDPASTEAPSAAVASTTEEIVTAPDDLNPKESEAMAAAPELQFGLEADHLTLVLPTTQTHEIEAWEVIWAKFQEQLKAASNFPVAHVHLIAQNQLVGGRQLQELADLLKPHDLKLKRIYTNRRQTAIAAATAGYSVDQDPPNQLLADVPLKLKPLLAPDKEPDVLYIDQTIRSGVEIVHPGSVIVTGDVNPGGSIVADKDIVVWGCLRGVAHAGAKGDRTGRIMALQMDPTQLRIADVVARAAPQAIEQRKPEVAYLTQAGIRLAPALKFSKNYQYQADQQHWQETSDPLLPVIS; from the coding sequence ATGGCCGAGCTTGACGATCACACCCTCCCCAATCCTGACCCAGCATCGACGGAGGCTCCTTCTGCTGCCGTTGCAAGCACGACCGAGGAGATTGTTACGGCACCTGATGATCTCAACCCAAAAGAGTCAGAAGCGATGGCCGCAGCCCCGGAGTTACAATTTGGCCTCGAAGCTGATCACCTCACCCTGGTCTTACCCACTACTCAGACCCATGAAATTGAGGCTTGGGAGGTAATTTGGGCCAAGTTTCAGGAGCAGTTGAAAGCCGCCTCTAATTTTCCGGTCGCCCACGTTCACTTAATCGCGCAAAATCAACTGGTGGGAGGCCGTCAACTCCAGGAACTAGCTGACCTCCTCAAACCCCACGACCTGAAGCTCAAACGCATTTATACCAATCGACGCCAAACGGCGATCGCCGCCGCCACAGCAGGCTATAGCGTCGATCAAGATCCTCCGAATCAACTGTTGGCGGATGTGCCCCTCAAGTTAAAGCCCCTCCTGGCTCCCGACAAGGAACCAGATGTGTTGTACATCGACCAAACCATCCGCTCTGGGGTCGAAATCGTCCATCCTGGCTCGGTGATTGTCACAGGGGATGTCAATCCCGGCGGGAGTATCGTCGCCGATAAAGACATTGTGGTGTGGGGCTGTCTTCGGGGGGTGGCCCATGCTGGCGCGAAAGGCGATCGCACGGGTCGGATTATGGCGCTCCAAATGGATCCCACTCAACTCCGCATTGCCGATGTGGTGGCCCGTGCTGCCCCCCAGGCCATTGAGCAACGGAAGCCAGAGGTAGCCTATCTGACCCAAGCAGGAATTCGTCTGGCCCCGGCCCTAAAATTTTCTAAAAACTACCAGTACCAAGCCGATCAACAACATTGGCAGGAAACATCCGATCCCCTCTTACCTGTAATATCGTAG
- the minD gene encoding septum site-determining protein MinD, producing the protein MSRVIVVTSGKGGVGKSTCTANLGSALVKLGKKVALVDADFGLRNLDLLLGLENRVVYTAIEAIAGECRLEQALVKDKRQNGLVLLPAAQNRNKESVTPTQMKQLIMRLNKAFDYILVDSPAGIEMGFRNAIAAAREALIVTTPEVAAVRDADRVVGLLEAYGIKRTRLIVNRLKPEMVKQNEMMSVEDVLEILAIPLLGIIPDDKQVIVSSNRGEPLVLGDKQNDLPATAFMNIARRLEGEKVPLLNLMAHQEGFLARIRRIFAS; encoded by the coding sequence ATGAGTCGCGTTATCGTTGTGACCTCCGGAAAAGGAGGCGTCGGCAAAAGTACCTGTACCGCCAACCTCGGTTCGGCCTTGGTCAAGCTCGGCAAAAAAGTGGCCCTGGTCGATGCGGACTTTGGTCTGCGAAACCTGGATTTACTTTTGGGTTTAGAAAATCGCGTTGTCTATACGGCCATTGAGGCGATCGCCGGGGAATGTCGCCTCGAACAAGCCCTGGTGAAAGACAAACGGCAAAATGGCCTTGTCCTCCTGCCAGCAGCTCAAAACCGGAACAAAGAATCTGTCACCCCCACCCAGATGAAACAGCTCATTATGCGGCTGAACAAGGCTTTTGATTATATTCTGGTGGACAGTCCAGCGGGCATTGAGATGGGTTTCCGTAATGCGATCGCCGCCGCGAGGGAAGCCTTGATCGTCACAACCCCCGAAGTGGCTGCGGTGCGTGATGCAGACCGGGTTGTGGGTCTTTTAGAAGCCTATGGTATTAAACGGACGCGCCTCATTGTGAATCGTCTCAAACCAGAAATGGTCAAACAAAATGAAATGATGAGCGTCGAGGATGTCCTCGAAATTCTCGCGATTCCACTCCTGGGGATTATTCCCGACGATAAACAAGTGATTGTTTCTAGTAATCGGGGCGAACCTTTGGTGCTAGGAGACAAACAAAACGATCTCCCTGCCACCGCGTTTATGAACATTGCCCGCCGCCTGGAAGGGGAAAAAGTACCCCTGTTAAACCTAATGGCCCACCAAGAGGGATTTCTCGCCAGAATTCGTCGGATCTTTGCCAGTTAA
- a CDS encoding MBL fold metallo-hydrolase — protein MATQHQRRSQNVPGDFYVDSSCIDCDTCRWLSPGIFNRQDGQSAVYHQPQTPDQRRAALQALLACPTASIATETAPKDLPAIQAEFPLPIVENIYYCGYHSRKSFGAASYFIQHPEGNILVDSPRFQPSLVKQLEALGGVKYLFLTHRDDVADHQKFHDHFGCDRLLHRADLREGTKAVETVLEGTEPISFLKDCLIIPVPGHTEGHAVLLYRDQYLFTGDHLAFSARLGHLTGFRNHCWYSWTEQIESMKKLLPYPITWILPGHGRRYQADAATLHQDLKACIQWMESVA, from the coding sequence AGCGGCGATCGCAAAACGTGCCCGGTGACTTTTATGTGGACAGTAGTTGCATCGACTGTGATACTTGCCGTTGGCTTAGTCCAGGGATTTTTAACCGCCAGGATGGGCAATCTGCCGTCTATCACCAACCCCAAACCCCTGACCAAAGACGAGCTGCCTTGCAAGCTTTATTAGCCTGTCCAACTGCTTCGATCGCCACCGAAACCGCTCCCAAAGATCTCCCAGCAATCCAAGCAGAATTCCCCTTGCCCATCGTTGAAAATATCTATTACTGCGGTTATCATTCGCGCAAATCCTTTGGGGCCGCCAGTTACTTCATCCAGCATCCAGAAGGGAATATTCTCGTGGATTCCCCTCGATTCCAACCCTCCCTAGTGAAGCAATTAGAAGCCCTCGGCGGCGTGAAATATTTGTTCTTGACCCACCGAGATGACGTGGCCGATCACCAAAAATTCCATGATCATTTCGGTTGCGATCGCCTCTTGCACCGGGCTGATCTGCGGGAGGGAACAAAAGCTGTAGAGACGGTTCTAGAAGGCACTGAACCGATCTCTTTTCTCAAGGATTGCCTGATTATTCCGGTGCCAGGCCACACCGAGGGCCATGCGGTCTTGCTCTACCGCGATCAATATCTCTTTACCGGGGATCACCTGGCCTTTTCCGCGCGACTAGGTCATTTGACGGGCTTTCGGAATCACTGCTGGTATTCCTGGACGGAACAAATTGAATCGATGAAAAAACTTTTGCCCTACCCAATCACCTGGATTTTGCCGGGCCATGGCCGACGCTACCAAGCCGACGCCGCAACCCTACACCAAGATTTAAAAGCTTGTATTCAGTGGATGGAGTCCGTGGCATGA